From the Hordeum vulgare subsp. vulgare chromosome 1H, MorexV3_pseudomolecules_assembly, whole genome shotgun sequence genome, the window ATGATTTGTGTTCGTCCTCCTCAACTTTCGCCCATGTTGGTTATCCCATTCTTGATGATACGCCGATTTCACAGAGAACATACCGCGCCTGTCTGGATGCCAGGAAACGAAGTCATCCATCATCCCCACCGCAAGAGGGATATTTAGAATGCGTTGTGCATCAATTGGCCAGAAGATATCCGTAATGAGCTCCTCATCCCATGATCTGTTGTCCACATATATTAGTTCAAAAACTTTGGTCAGCACAATGTTGCTTTGTGGAGTCATAAGTTTTTTGTTGGGGCTGCTAGGTATCCACGGGTCTTCCCAGATTTTAATGGAAGCTCCATCTCCCACACGCCATATGATGCCTTGTCTGAATGTTTGTAACCCACTCCACAAACTCTGCCACGTATATGAGCTCCCCTTCTTTAGGGTACAATTGAGAAGATCACCATCAGGGTAATATTTTGCTTGGAGCACCCTTGAACACAATGAATCCAGGTAACTTAGGAGCCCCCAAGATTGTTTTGCTAGGAGAGCTAGGTTAAAACAATGGATATCTCTGAAACCCATGCCTCCCTTCTCTTTCGGCACACACATTTTCCACCATGCAAACCAGTGCATGTGTTTCTTCTGCTCGTCATCACCCCACCAGTATTTTGACATTGCCGATGTAATTTCATTGCATATCTCCTTCGGTAGTTTGAAAACAGACATTGCATAAGAGGGGATAGCTTGTATTACCGCTTTAAGCAATGTTTCTCTCCCCCCCACCGAGAGAAGTTTCTCTTTCCACCCTCCGATCCTGCTCAGAACTCTTTCAACAAGATGTTGGAAACAATCTGATCGATCCACTCCTACAATTGGTGGCAGTCCTAGATATTTTCCGAGATAACTTCGGCCATAATATTAAGTGTGGTGCAGATCTCCACTCTTGCTTGGACTCGTGTGCATGGGTTGAAGAACAATGTTGATTTGGCCTCACTGACTAGCTGTCCCGAAGCCATGCAATACTCGTCAAGAACTTTCCGGAGGGATACTGCATTTGCTTGGTCCGCACGCATCAAGATTAGAGAATCGTCTGCAAAGAGGAGGTGGGATACTGACGGAGCATCTCAGCATACTTTTACCCCCGTGATGTTACCTGCCGTCTCTTCGAAAGCGATCATACTGGACAAACCTTCTGCACATATAAGGAACAAGTAGGGCGATAGTGGATCACCTTGCCGAAGGCCCCTCGTTGGGGCAAAAGGTTCCGAAAGCTCATCGTTAATACGTACTTGATACTTGACTGATGAGATGcattccatgatgagggccacccaGTCGGCTCTGAATCCTAGCTTGATCATCATTTTCTCAAGAAATCTCCATTCCACCCGATCATACGCCTTGTGCATGTCTAGTTTCACCGCACATGTTCCATACCCAGAGGTCTTCCTTTTGATTGCATGATAGGACTCGAAAGCTACAAGGAAGTTATCGGTAATGAGCCGGCCGGGAACAAATGCACTCTGGTTAGGCGAGATGATATCAGACTGAACCATTTTCAATCTCCCTGCCAGCACTTTGGATATGACCTTGTATAGGACATTGCAGAGACTAATAGGTCTGAATTGTGTTACAAATTCAGGGTTTTCCACCTTGGGTATAAGAACTATCGTTGTGTTATTCCATCCCCTTGGGATTTTCTTGGTTTGTATTGCCTGCAATACCTCATCAACCAGATCCTCCCCTATGATGTGCCAGAATCGCTTATAGAAAACATCATGAAGTCCATCAGGCCCAGGGGCTTTGAAATCACCGATGCTGTACAAGGCTTTTTTCACCTCATCTCTGGTATAGGGTTTATTCAGCTCCGTGTTCATCTCTTGTGTGACCCTAGGGTTTACTTTCTGAATAAGATTGTCATCATCCCCTTGTGCTCCAGCCGTAAAGAGAGTGAAAAAATACACAGAGATGTGCTCATGTATATCATCGAGATCCTCTACCCAATCGCCATTAGGCCCTTTGATTTTCATGATCGAATTGCGCTTCTTCCTGCCATTAGCTGCTCGGTGGAAAAAACCCGTATTTTGATCCCCTTTTGCAAGCCAATCTGCTCTACCTCTTTGCATCCAGTATAGCTCCTCTTTCTCGAGCATTTCCTCGATCTCAATATGGATTTTCTGCTGTTGGACTATTGCCTCGTCAGTTAACGGTCCCGACAATACAACATTCAGCTCAGCTTGCAACTTTCTTAGCTTCGACCTCGGTCCCTTCAGTGTATTTTTATCCCAATGATGTAGGTCAGCGTGCACCCCCGCAATTACATCGGCCAAGGGGCCTAAACCTTCGTCCTTCCTCTTATTCCACGCCGTCTGCACAGATGTTTTCCACGCTCTACTCTGCTAGCCACCGAGCCTCAAACTTCCGAGCCCCCGGTCTCTTCCTCTGCTGTAGTATCGTGCTATGTTCCGTATTAATTAGAATATGACGATGATCACACTTGTCATACTCCTCATTGGAAACCCCGTAGTCTGGGAACATATTAGCCCATCGCACGTTACTCACCGCTCGATCCAGACGTTCGCGGACATTTCCTCGGTGCCAAGTGAAGATGTCACCCAAATATCCTAGGTCATCCAGGCCGCAATCGGACAATGCATCACTAAAGCCCCGCAAGCATCGAATCGGTcgtgaagcacccccttccttctCATAGTTGTGCAGAATTTCGTTGAAGTCACCCGCTACAAGCCAGTGGAGGCTTATCATCGCATGTAGCTGCCTTAGATAGTCCCAGGTGAGGTGTTTTGTTTCTCAACTAGGTTCCCCATATAGACCCGTGAATCGCCATCCATCCGGGGAATTCTCATTGATGCGAATGTCGATGAAGTTTGCATGTATCTCCAATGACGTGACTCCCAAGTTAGCTTGCCAAAGCATCAATAGACCACCACTTCTTCCATCGCTTTCCGATACTGCCATTTGATAAAAGCCCAGACGTCTCATCAGTTTACCTGCCTTCGCTTTGTTCAGATGTGCCTCAGACAAGAAAAGCACATGTGGTCTTACTCGCCCGTGGATCCCCACGAGCGCACGCACTGCCGCATGCTTCCGTATCCCGCGGCAGTTCCAACACAGTAGTTTCATTGCGTTCGGTCGAGCTCCTTCTCGGAGCTCGCCGATATCTGATGACTAGCATCCATGACGGTATTACATCCTGTTCTTGATCGCTTTGAGTCCTGAGACGAcacatcgtcctcctcctcctcatctacaGCAGGGTTAGCTTCCAGATCATCCCTTGGTATTGTTCCCACAGCCGCAACCTCCAAGAGGAGAGGCAACTTCGAGTTATTAGGCTCTGTCGTCGGCACTTCGTATGTTAATCTCTTTCGAGATTTCTCACCTTCATACATTGTCCCAACTCCAACTTTGTGTGGGCTTCTAGCATCATCCTGTAAGTCCTTCGCCAAAGGCCTCCCACTCTCAGCTCTGCCCTGGGGGTAAAGCTTACTTCCCCCCGTAGCCTGCTGCCTTGGTCCTTGAGATTGACCCCCCGATCTAGCGGCAAGAATCCAGTCACCCCAGGCCATGGCCTCTTTGTCGTGCTTCCCATTACCATGCTCCAAGAATGTATGACCCATATGTCCACATACGTAACAAAACAACGGCATTTTCTCATAAAGGATGGAGTAATAAACTTTCCGTTGATTTTTGGTTATAGAGACAAACCTCATCAGTGGTTCATTGACATTCAGCCTGACTCGGACCCTGACGATCCTTCCATTAccccatctagggtttagcatgacACTCGATACCTCCCCAACTTTCCTGGTCAACGAGCGTACCACCTGTTCCTTCCTATACATAGGAGGTAGGTCAACTATTTGGATCCAAACTGCCAGTTTATCCATCGCCACCTCGTCAAATTTTGTAAATCCATCGTATGGTTCCATCAAAACCCCATGGTCCCTGAAGAGCCAAGGTCCTTCTTCTGTAATCCTCTTCCAATCGCCCATGCAGTTTACCGTGATCGAGAAGAGATTTGCTCCTAGCGCGCTGAAGGTAGCCCCCTGTGCCAGGCTCCAGGCCATGCGCATGCTCTCATAGAACGCTTCCCGGGAGAAGGGTTTCTCGGTATGAACTTTGGCTATCACTATGAACTCCGCTCCCGCAGTCTCCTCCGGGAACTCCTCTTCGAAGTTGAGAtcgtcctcctctctctcttgcaGATTCAGTTTTCCTATCAGATCATCCAGACCCATCGCCTTATCCGCCATGGTCGTGCTACTCGCCGAAGATCTAGAGCCCGACGTCGCCATAAACAGCGGCACAACTCCGGCACAGGTCACGATCTCTACCCTGGTGCGGTTATATGGATGTCGTACCCCCGCTCCGGAGGGGAGTTGTAGTCAGATTGCAAGCAGGAACCCTAGACGTTTCCGCCAGGGGAGATAAACCCTAGGCTGCCGCCAGGGGAGTTGCTCGGCTTCGATTCTCTTAACCACGATCAATTTTAAAGCATGTCATGATGCCCAATGTATCGGTCAATCTAACAGCTTTAACATCGTCAATTTTTTTTATTGTGTGCAACGTCAAGCCCGATGGTATGTCGGGTTAATCCTCCTTTTTGAAAAAAATCCCTACCATAACCACGATCAACTTTAGAGCATGTCAGTCATTGGTATAAATGTTCATCTCAGCAGCCAACAACACGTCATATAAGCTCTTTAATGAAGTGTATGCTAACcgtatataaaataactaagcggGTTCACCAGACGAACTTGTGCctgaaccgttgcttcaagtttatacgatttcattctctctcttcttttattataCGTCATGTCATCAAAATCATTTATGTGACAATTTAACAACGATGATCACGTGACTATTAGAGATGCCCTTATGATGCTCATCGTGTTGGTCAATCTTACGAGTTGACATTCTGTGCAAAGATGTGCAAACAAATTCTTTAATTAGATTTTGTAtttaagaaaaaatatttttaagtcCAAAGGACCAAAAATATTCCATTGGTGTTACATATTTGATGTAAAAAGATGATTAGTTATGAAAGTGTGTGGACCATGTTACATTGTGGCACACTTGCGAACATTATCATTTAGGTTTTAGAAGACGGCTAGTCAAGTCTATAATTAGTAAGCTTTGAATtaattaaaaaataaattaaaataaataattttAATTAAGCTTCTAAAATAATTTTGATAGAGGACAACTTATTTTTAGAGGAAAACATTTTAAATCAATGGTTGATTTCTCCCTCCAGTAAACCGCCTCTTTTTCGCGCCACATGTCCCAGTGAAGCCCACGCATCGCATCCTTTCCAGGCTTATCTCCTATGCAATCTTCCTTCTCCACATGTTTCTCCCTTTTCCCCCTTTTCTAGACGCAGACACAACAACGCCGTGATCTAGGATCTCGTCGTCGACCAGGGGAAACTGCAACGTGAGTCCGCCATGGCGGCGGATCTGCAGTGTAGCAAGTTGCACGCGACCCGTGGAGCCGGAGCCCATGGATACTGTGTTGGAGCCCCCCGGGGCTGCAATGGAGCTCGGCCGGAGTTGCCATGGAGCTTCGTCGAAGCCATCGGCCTGCGTTGGAGCTCCGCCGGGGCTGCAATGGAGCTCGGTCGGAGTTGTTATGGAGCTTCACCGGAGCCGTCGATTTTGCGTTGAAGCTCCGTCAGGGCTTCAATGAAACTCGGTTGTAGTTGTGATGGAGCTTCGTTAGACCTGTCGGCGCTGCATTGGAGCTCCGTCGGGGCTGCAACGGAGCTCGCCGGACGCCCTCGGTGCTGGGTTGAAACTCCGCCAAGGCTTCGCTACTGCAGTGAAGCTGTCCAGATCCAACGACCACCAACATGCTAATCCATAAGCTGAACACGTTAATCTTAAAAAAAAAACCATCCGGTGATTCGTAGCAGCCGTCCCCTATTTTGAAAGACAAGAAAAGAACCGACCCTTATCTGGGTTGAGAGGCCGTGGCCCCTGCTGAGCTACATGTAGCTCTGCCAGTGGACCCGAGCCGCGAGCTGAGTGGGGAACAATTAACACCACAAACGCGTGACCACGGATCGATTCCTCCCACAACCATTCTACGTcagaaagaaatagaaagaaaaaaaaaaggttcCCGGTTCGTGCTCACGGGCGATGATGGGCACGTACGTACGTTCGCAAGCCCGTTGCGTCACTCAACTGCTCCCAGATGCAGAGGCTTCATCATCTTCCGAGCCGGGAATATCTTGCTaccccgcaaaaacaacaaaaaaaaaaaaagaaaagattttGCTACGGTTTTCAGGACCCGTCCGCTCGACAGGCGCGCGGGGACGATTCCGGAGACAGACGTGCGCTTCCCCGTGCCCACGCCATACCCGTGTCGcgcctttttcttttctcttcttttttttctccttctatATCTATAATCATGGCAAGATGAGAAATCCCGTGAAGTTTTTTCCTttactttattattattattattattgtttccaaaaAAAGAGAGCCAATAATTCCTCAACTAACCAACAAACAAATGAAGAAGCCAGCTCCGTTCAACAGCATCCAAGAGAGAAAGTGCCCCTCGTCCACTGCCAAGCGGGCCCGGCGAACGGACCGGCGGGCCCCGGCAGTCAGCGCCGGGCGTCCCCAACGTCCGCTCGGGAGGGAGGGAGAACGGAAGGCGGTTAGTTAGTTGGTTCGTTAGCGGGGATAAGACGAACTCCCCCCGCTAACCACGGCCAGTTGGGCGGGGCTAAACACAATCCTAATCCAACTACCGGTAAAAaaaaaaaattccttctctggggCTATAAATAGGCGGCGCCCGATCGATCGACCGATCCCACACCGCCTCATCGCACCCTCCTTCCTGCTCGCCACGGCAACCAGTTCCCCTTCCAGCCAGCCAACCAACCACCCTCTTTGATCGATCGTTCGGCGGCGATGGCGGTGGATCTGACCCCGAGGCAGCCGGCAAAGGCGTACGGCGGCGAGGGCGGCGCCTACTACGAGTGGAGCCCGGCGGAGCTGCCCATGCTCGGCGTCGCCTCCATCGGGGCCGCCAAGCTCTCGCTCGCCGCCGGCGGCATGTCGCTCCCCAGCTACTCCGACTCCGCCAAGGTCGCCTACGTCCTCCAAGGTGCGCATATACACCCGTCCCTCCCACCAATCCGTCTCCGGGCTCGGTCGATCCGTGCCGGGCTGTTCCCACCCCGCTCTGTTCGGTCCCCCGGATTTCCGGTTCGTGCATGGCCGCGTGTTTGATCGATCGACTCTGTTTGGTTCCACTCTCTGGTTTGGATCGGAAGTTTACCTTTTGCCTCCATCAACGATGAAATCGTGCTGGTTGTTTAGTTTCGTCGGTTCAGTTTAACAAGAAAACAGATACTGTTGCTCTACTTTACCGAATTGTAGAAGGTCGCGGGTTAATCGATCTTAGTTGGGTTCGATCCGTTGTGTGGATCGAATGCAGTCAACAGATTGGAGTCTGTTGGTTTCAGTCTCTGGTTTAGATCGGATGCAGTTGTGGATCGGAATTGGGCAGACTCGTCGCTCTCGTGATTTGTCTGTCGGCTGCACGGTGTGATCACTTCTGAAATCGTGCTAGTTGTTTAGTTTCGTCAGTTCAGtttaacaaaaaaaaaaaaaagtagttTTGCAGTACTTGCTGAATTTTATATTGTAGATGGTCGTGGATGAATAGAATTTGTTGGTTTTAGTCTGTTGTTTATATCGAATGCAGTAATAGATTGGAATTGAGCAGAGTCGTCGCTCTCCTAGATTATATATCTGTCGAATACATGAGCTCAGAaatcatgctataattgtttaGTTTCGTCAGCTTAACTGTCTGCATCACATCCCACTCATCTGGAATCAATGACAACACTAGTTTGTTcacagctactccctccgtcccaaaataagtgtctcaactttgtactagctctagtacaaagttgtactaagcttgagatagttattttgggacggagggagtatatcttaTTCTAGTACTTTATTGAATTATTCTCGTTATCGTTTTGATTAATTCCCTTTTGTTTAAGAGGTCGTGATCGTTCATCTCTCTTTATCAATTCAGCATGCCATAATTGTGTCCCAGCCTGTTGTTTTATTTAAATCCTTCTCTGATGTCACAACTTGGGCATCCATGACGGCCCCTCTAGTTTTAACACAAGAAATTTGTGATGATCCATGTCTGTTAGGAATTTCGTTGCTTAAATAAACTGTTGAAGAAATTGCTCAATGCAGTACTTTTTATTATGATGCCACCGTATACTATTGTCACATCATCTGTTTTAGGAATTTTGTTGCTGTTAATTTTTATGATCAACTGTTTTGATCATTTATAGCATGTACAGAGTAACTATCCAAATATTTGCCCCGTTTGGTATTTCGTTGCAGTAATTATTGGTAGTAATTTGTTGGAACATTCTTTCACTGCTTGCCAACTTTTGACTGATGCTGGTTTTTATCCCTAATTGATAGGCAAGGGAACCTGCGGCATTGTGCTGCCTGAGGCCACCAAGGAGAAGGTGGTCGCCGTGAAGGAGGGTGACGCTCTGGCGCTCCCCTTTGGGGTGGTCACCTGGTGGCACAACACCCCCGAGTCTGCCACTGAGCTCGTCGTCCTCTTCCTCGGCGACACCTCCAAGGGCCACAGGCCTGGCCAGTTCACCAACTTCCAGCTCACCGGTGCCAGCGgtatcttcaccggcttctccaccgagtTTGTCGGCCGTGCCTGGGACCTCAAGGAGGACGACGCTGCCAAGCTCGTCTCCAGCCAGCCAGCCTCTGGCATTGTTAAGCTCTCTGCCGGGCAGAAGCTGCCGGAGCCGGTTGATGCTGACCGCAAGGACATGGCCCTCAACTGCCTTGAGGCCAAGCTTGACGTGGACATCCCCAACGGTGGCCGCGTGGTGGTGCTCAACACGGTGAACCTGCCCCTGGTGAAGGAGGTTGGGCTCGGTGCTGACCTTGTCAGGATCGACGCCCACTCCATGTGCTCCCCGGGCTTCTCCTGTGACTCAGCGTACCAGGTGACCTATATCGTCCGTGGCAGCGGCCGCGTTCAGGTCGTTGGCCCTGACGGCAAGCGTGTGCTGGAGACCCGCATTGAGGGCGGCAGCCTCTTCATCGTGCCCCGCTTCCACGTCGTGTCCAAGATCGCTGATGCCTCCGGCATGGAGTGGTTCTCTATCATCACCACCCCCAAGTAAGAATGAGTACCTGAAACTGGTTGCCAGCATTGCATTACTCTGTATTTCATGCATGACTTTCGAGCTAATGCTAATGATGTTGTATGTGTGCAGCCCGATCTTCAGCCACCTTGCTGGGAAGACCTCGGTGTGGAAGGCCATCTCGCCGGAGGTGCTGGAGGCGTCGTTCAACACCACGCCGGAGATGGAGAAGCTCTTCCGGTCCAAGAGGCTGGACTCCGAGATTTTCTTCGCCCCCAACTAGGAGCCATTCGTCGCGCATCGGCCGGTCGCCTTAGGCAGGAATAAATAAATTTTAGTTAGGAGATTGAAACTCTATGGGCGTGATTGAGTCTGTTGGTTGAGCTGCTGGTGGTTTTAATCGATCACCTCTGCGAATCTATCTTAGTTCCTCCTGGCAGAACAGAATGTTGCTGTCGGGTCGTCGTCGGTTAAATCGAGTGTGAGTGTTTGTTGCCGGCCGATCTGGGCTCAGAACTGATGAATGCAATCGACCGTTAAATTCTGGTGAAATTGTTTGCCTGTGTTGCTATATGCTGTTTAGTTTCTCCTTATTGGCGTGCTTCTTTTCTGTTTCTTCATAACTTCCTCTTTTGTGACTATTTCTTCACTTCTTCTGTTTTGAGATTGAAACTCTTTGAGCGTGGTTGACTCTGTCCGTTGAGCTGGTGGTGGTTCTGCCAATTTATCTTAGTTGTTATGCCCCTGGCAGTACAGAATGTTACTGTCAGGTCATCGTCGGTTAAATCGAGTGAGCATGTTTGTTGCCGTCCGAGCTGGGCTCAGAACGCAATCGATCGTTATATTCGTGTGAAATTGTTTGCCTGCTGTGCTATATGCTGTTCAATTTTTCCTTCTATGCTTCAATTTTGTGACTATTTTTCACTTCTTCTGTTTTGAGATTTAGAACACTTCTTTTTACACATGATCTTCATAGCAATTctatttttatttcccatgctgtCTTTGTGTGGCTTCAGTTTTTTTGGGTTGCCTCATGTTCATTCTGAGCAGGCCCCCACTTGTTAAAAGTACCCCTGTTTTATATTTCTTCAGTACGTGACTGCTCGAATGCTGTTTAATTACTCCTTGTTTGCCTGGCGTGCTTTTTTACTTCTGTTTCAACCTTTTGTAACTATTTCTTCAGAACATCTCCCGTTGGAATACAATATTAGGATTTGGAAACACTTTTCCTGATGCCTTTACTTGACTTCGGTTTTTGTGCAGGCGCCCACTTGTTGTTTTCAATTTCTTCAGTGCCTTTCTTTCTAAttcgaaagaaaaactttgacattaTGTATCAGTCTACGTGATATACAAAAACTTTGAAGTTATAGCTTCCAGTTGCTTGTTTTGGCAGATCCAAAATATATTTTCCACAGGTTCACATCAGTGGGACGATAAACTACGCCCACATGCTGCTAAATAACCTGATCTTGAGCTTTCGGCGACCAAATCATGCTTGGACTTGGTTGTACAAAACTGATAAATTTTAACCAGCGGAACTGCAGAAGTGATGGATCAACACGCCGTGCTTGTCTCCTAGAGCCGTTTGCTCACTCCGGTCGACATGGAGAAAGACGCGGTGCTGGTGTGCACGGTCCTGGGCTTCCTCGGCTCGGTCGCGGTCACCATCGGCTTCGTCGCCGACTCCTACAGCTCCAAGGCATGGATCGAGCATCACAATTCTCATTTCATCAGCTCGATCGTACTCATCTGTTCTGTGCTAGCTGAGCTTGCTTGGGtgtgtgtatgtgtatgtgtagTCCGTGGAGTACGACGGGACGAACTGCGTGTACCGGAGCCCGCCGGCGACCGGGCTCGGCATCCTGGGGGTGTTCCTGGTGTTCATCAACCAGGTCATCGTCGCCGCCTACGCCAGCGGCTGGTGCGTGTGCCTGTGCTGCTGCTGGACCAAGCGGCGCCGGCCGGCGCCTCCTCCGCCGTCCAAGCGGCGCAGGCTCGGCATCATCCTCTCCATCTTCTCCTGGTCCGTTAGCCataactctctctctctatctctcaccGAGTTGACGAGTCTAAAGACGTACAAACCGACGTGCTCTCGCTGTGCAGGGCTCTAACGATCGTGGCAATGGCGATGTTCATCGTCGGCGTGACGGAGAGCTCGCGGGAGGAGGCGCCGATCTCGAAAACCCCGACCTCGTACGCGTGCAGGGAGCCGGGGACGGTCGGGAGCTTCCCGACGGCGTCCCTCTCCTCGCTCATCGCCGTCGTGCTCGGGATCGCGTCCTACGTTCTGCTCGAGACGGCCGCGCCGTCCCACACCCCGCCCGACGGGCTGTTCCGCCTGGAGGTCGCCGGCGGCGCGAGCGGTTCGGCGCAGCTTCAGACTACTGGACCCACGGCCGGTGCTGATCAGGAAGCGGAGCATATCTCGCTGGCCACCGCGGTTTGAATTTGAAGGAGTGAGTGACAATGTTGGGTTCTTTCAGCGTGTATATATATCGTGTCAAAAACTTGAAAGTGCACTCCACAATATATACATGCAGTTGTTTTCCAGTAGATGAAAGCAGATTTAATAGACTGTAGATGGAGGATGCATGTGGCACGAGCATAGGAAGCACTGTGATATCGGCGACGACTCTAATGGAGCAAATATATATGTAGGTCTCGTCGGAAATCGAAAATTGGTATTGGATTCCGGGCGCCACTgagcccttttttttcttttcgagaTTTTTGAAAATACACGCTACATGAACTGAAGAAGCACTGCAATCATGGTGGCCGATATAAGTTGAAACTGGTCACAAACTCGTCTCTACTCCTAAAAGAAGAGTTGATAGCTTCTTACCCGGGTTTTTTGTCTGGTTTTATTTAATCCTACCTTTCATCACCCTCTTTCATTGATTTATTTTGTACTTTTCATTAAAAAATTtaataaaataatacaaaaatAGGTAAATAATAggtaaataaaacaaaataaaatattcCTCAATGTGCCGCTATTTATTGTTATCATTATCTTGGAAAAATCTAAACAACACACGGTGCATAGTCGTTTTCCCATGTGGCGGCTGATGGGGGAGAGCGCCCTTTGCAGCTTTGTGTTTTATACTTGCTTTGGCAGGTGCTGATACAATTTAATCAATTAAATAATAGGTAATTAAGAATTTAGAGATTATATCATGTATGTG encodes:
- the LOC123452028 gene encoding legumin A-like — encoded protein: MAVDLTPRQPAKAYGGEGGAYYEWSPAELPMLGVASIGAAKLSLAAGGMSLPSYSDSAKVAYVLQGKGTCGIVLPEATKEKVVAVKEGDALALPFGVVTWWHNTPESATELVVLFLGDTSKGHRPGQFTNFQLTGASGIFTGFSTEFVGRAWDLKEDDAAKLVSSQPASGIVKLSAGQKLPEPVDADRKDMALNCLEAKLDVDIPNGGRVVVLNTVNLPLVKEVGLGADLVRIDAHSMCSPGFSCDSAYQVTYIVRGSGRVQVVGPDGKRVLETRIEGGSLFIVPRFHVVSKIADASGMEWFSIITTPNPIFSHLAGKTSVWKAISPEVLEASFNTTPEMEKLFRSKRLDSEIFFAPN
- the LOC123452127 gene encoding uncharacterized protein LOC123452127 translates to MAMFIVGVTESSREEAPISKTPTSYACREPGTVGSFPTASLSSLIAVVLGIASYVLLETAAPSHTPPDGLFRLEVAGGASGSAQLQTTGPTAGADQEAEHISLATAV